A stretch of the uncultured Desulfobacter sp. genome encodes the following:
- a CDS encoding 4Fe-4S dicluster domain-containing protein, whose product MNIDEILDYTSFTIDREPHIIVDQTVCATCTNRVCTTACPAGCYSWSQSDQRLSFVYDGCLECGTCYIVCEKKAFTRWRYPRGGFGVSYRMT is encoded by the coding sequence ATGAATATAGATGAGATTTTAGATTATACCAGCTTTACCATTGATCGCGAACCCCATATCATTGTCGATCAAACCGTGTGTGCAACCTGCACCAACCGTGTCTGTACCACGGCCTGTCCTGCGGGATGCTACAGCTGGTCCCAAAGCGATCAACGGCTTAGTTTTGTATATGATGGCTGTCTGGAATGCGGGACGTGTTACATTGTGTGTGAAAAAAAAGCCTTTACCCGCTGGCGCTATCCCCGGGGTGGTTTTGGTGTATCTTACAGAATGACCTGA
- a CDS encoding FAD-dependent oxidoreductase codes for MTRFFQAIVVGAGPAGSSAALAMARAGLDVALLERGNFPGEKNMFGGLLHRMASLEKYIPGYWRKAPIERHVNKKSLTFMNADSTVNIQLESGKFDRAPYNGYTVLRPKLDNWLARQAVKAGATLITRAMVDDIIVEAGQVKGVTVLGRTGKLCAPVVIAADGVLSFIAAKAGLRAPAFKPDQMAVGVKALYDLPKQVIDDRFGLVRNQGVANEFVGCTPGVRGGGCLYTNYDSVSIGLVAHIGSLQKGKKTPCDLLNEFTAHPHLKKLLRGGRLMEYSAHVIPEGGYEMVPQLVGNGILVAGDAAAFCNVTGLHLEGVNLASHSGILAAQTVIEAHKTQDFSKQGLQHYTRLLDNSFVMQDLKKFKRAPGMLHNDRIFNAYPDFACRLMEDAYRIDGTPKKGVAKLALDTVKKTIGVKNIARDIFSAWRAL; via the coding sequence ATGACACGTTTTTTCCAAGCCATTGTGGTTGGGGCAGGCCCCGCCGGTTCTTCGGCAGCCCTGGCCATGGCCCGGGCCGGACTTGATGTAGCGCTTCTGGAACGGGGCAATTTCCCAGGGGAAAAAAATATGTTCGGCGGTCTGCTGCATCGCATGGCCTCCCTTGAAAAATATATCCCCGGGTACTGGCGTAAAGCCCCCATTGAACGCCATGTGAACAAGAAGAGCCTTACCTTCATGAATGCCGATTCAACAGTGAATATTCAGCTGGAATCGGGCAAGTTTGACCGGGCGCCATATAATGGATACACGGTTTTGCGGCCCAAGCTTGACAACTGGCTGGCCCGGCAGGCGGTGAAAGCCGGTGCAACCCTGATCACCAGAGCCATGGTGGATGACATAATCGTTGAGGCGGGCCAGGTAAAAGGGGTAACCGTGCTGGGACGGACCGGAAAGCTTTGTGCTCCCGTCGTTATTGCCGCAGACGGTGTTCTATCATTTATCGCAGCAAAAGCCGGACTCAGGGCTCCTGCCTTTAAGCCTGACCAGATGGCCGTGGGTGTAAAAGCACTTTACGATCTGCCCAAGCAGGTCATTGATGACCGGTTCGGGCTCGTCCGCAACCAGGGTGTTGCCAATGAATTTGTGGGCTGCACGCCTGGTGTGAGAGGAGGCGGGTGTCTTTACACCAACTACGACTCGGTTTCCATCGGACTTGTTGCGCATATCGGCAGCCTGCAGAAAGGTAAGAAGACGCCCTGTGATCTTTTAAATGAGTTTACGGCCCACCCGCATTTGAAGAAATTGCTCAGGGGCGGAAGGCTCATGGAATATTCCGCCCATGTCATCCCCGAAGGCGGCTATGAGATGGTCCCACAACTTGTGGGCAACGGCATTCTTGTTGCCGGAGATGCGGCGGCCTTTTGTAATGTGACCGGTCTGCATTTAGAGGGTGTCAACCTGGCCTCCCATTCAGGAATCCTGGCGGCACAAACAGTCATAGAGGCTCACAAGACCCAGGACTTCAGTAAACAGGGGTTGCAACACTACACCCGCCTGCTTGACAACAGTTTTGTGATGCAGGATTTAAAAAAGTTCAAACGCGCCCCCGGGATGCTTCATAATGACCGAATTTTTAATGCATATCCGGATTTTGCCTGCCGGCTTATGGAAGATGCCTATCGTATCGACGGCACGCCTAAAAAAGGCGTGGCCAAGCTTGCCCTTGATACCGTTAAGAAGACAATCGGTGTAAAAAATATTGCCCGGGATATTTTTTCAGCCTGGAGAGCCCTATGA